In Streptomyces sp. TLI_146, the genomic stretch GCCGACCCGGGACTCGCTGTCTGCCTCACCGTCACGCACGTCGACGGCCTGGTGCTGGCCCGCTCGGCCTTCCACCACTCCCTCAACTACCGCTCGGTCGTGGTGCACGGCATCGCGTACGAGGTCACCGACCCCGAGGAGCGGCGCACCGCGCTGGACGCGCTGGTCGACCAGGTGGTGCCCGGCCGCTCCTACGACTCGCGGCAGGCCAACGCCAAGGAGCTCGCCGCGACCGCGGTGATCCGCCTCGACCTGGAGGAGGTGTCGGCGAAGGTGCGCACCGGCGGCCCCAACGACGAGCCGGAGGACAGCGCCCTGCCGCACTGGACCGGGGTGCTCCCCCTCGTCCGCGGGTACGGCACGCCGATCCCGGCCGACGACCTGGACCCGTCGGTGGAGCTGCCGGGGTACCTCGCGGCGCTGTGAGGGGCGCTGTGAGCGGCGCGGCGCACGCGAAGCGCCGGACGGGCGTGGCGAATCCCGCCCGTCCGGCGTGTGAGGTCGAGTCGGGCCGAAGGCCGACGATCAGGGGGTGACCAGGGTCGCCCGGGCCCTCGCGGCACCCGCCTCGGACACCGCGAGGCCGACCACCGCGACCAGCAGCAGCAAGGTCCCGGCAACCGTGGCGGCGCTCAGCGGCTCACCCAGCACGGCCACCGCGAGCAGCGCCGCGCTCACCGGCTCCAGGAGCATGATCACGGAAACCGTCGCGGACCGGACGACGGCCGCGCCCGCGAAGTAGAGGGCGTAGGCCAGCGCCGTGGGCACCGCCGCCACGTACAGCAGCAGCACGGCCACCCGCACCGGCTCGACGGTGTGCGGCACCAGTCCTTCCGCGCCCGCGAGCGGCAGCAGCAGGACCGAGGCGATGGCGAACGCCCAGGCGGTGGTGGTGGAGGGGTCGGCTGCCTCGCCGCTCCGGCCGAGCTTGCGGGTGAGGAGCGTGATGCCCGCGTACCCGGCCGCCGAGAGCAGCGCGAGCAGCACCCCGGCGGGGCGGACCGTGCCGCCGCCGTTGCCGAGGACCAGGACCGCGAGCCCGGCGAGCGCCCCGGCCACGGCGGTCAGCCCGGCGCCTCCGATCCGCTCGCCCATGGTGAGCCGGGCGCCGACGGCGATGAGCACGGGCCCGGCGCCGAGAGTGACCACGGTCGCCACGGCCAGGCCGGTCGAAGCGACGGCGGCGAAGTAGGCGCTCTGGAAGACCGCGAGGCCCACGCCGTTGCCGAGGATCCGCAGCAGCCGCCTGCCGAGCGGCTCGGCGGGCCTGAGCGCCGGGCGGCGCCGCAGCGCGCGGGCGGCGAGCAGCAGGACGAGCCCGCCGACGCAGCGCCAGAAGGAGAGGGCGAGCGGGCCGAGGTCGCTGGCGTCGAAGACCAGCGCGGCCGCGCCGCCCGCGGTGCCCCAGGCGACACCGGCGAAGACGAGATAGAGCAGGCCGCGCCCGACGGGCAGGCCGGAGGAAGAGGAAGCGTTCGACACGTACGTACTCCGAAGAGGAAGACGGGAAAGGTCGCATGCCTGGAGTACGCGGGCAGCGACGAGCCGCTCGGGGACTGCCCGAGCCCGGTCTTCGTCTGGGTGCGGCCGCCCGCGCTTACGCGGCGGGAGGCGGCAGGACGGTCGAATGCATGATCGTCACCCTACGGGGCGGTCCGACCGGCCGACAACTCGCTTTCGGGCGCGGGCACCTCGTGGACCGGCGCCTCTTGAACGGGCACCCCTTGAAGGGTCGCCTCCTGAACGGTCGTCTCCTGAAGGGTCGCGTCCTGCACTGGCGTCTCCTGAACGGGCAGCGGATGCCCGTCCCCGCCCGCCACCGGGCCCGACGGCTCCTTCGGCGCCGAGGACTGCGCGATGAAGGCGCCGACCAGGACCACCGCGCCGCCCGCGATCTGCGGCGCGGAGAGGTGCTCGCCGAGCAGCACCCAGGCCAGGACGGTCGCGATGACCGCCTCCAGACAGGCGACCACACCGGCCACCTGCGGCGACAGCTTGCGCACCGAGATCACCCCGGTGACGTACGCGATCACGGTCGCGACCAGCACGATCCAGCCGAGCAGCAGGCCCGCGGGCACGTCCGTACCGTTCATGTCGGCGCTGCCGCCGAGGACCGACCAGTCCATCCCCCAGGGGCGGGCGACCAGTGTGAGCAGGACGGAGCCGATGAGCAGGCCGTACGCGATGACGCCGATCGGGTCGGGCGCGTCGTCCGTGTCGCCGCCCTGGTCGGACAGGACGAAGTAGCCGACCTGGCAGCAGGCGGCGCCGAGGGCGAGCACCAGGCCGAGGACGTCGAAGCTCAGCCCGGACCAGATCTCGACGACGGAGGCGAGGCCGCCCACAGCGAGCACCACGCCGATGGCCGCCGCCCGGGTCACGGGCCTGCGCTGGACGAACCGGACCCAGCCGAGGACGAGCGCGGGCGCCAGATACTCGACGAGCAGGGCGACGCCGACCGGGATGCGGGATATCGCCGCGAAGTAGCAGGCCTGGACGCCGGCGACGGCGAGCAGGCCGAACCCGGCGAGCAGCGCGGGCCGGCGCACGAGCAGACTCCGGTGGCGCCAGGCCACGGGCAGCATGACGAGCGCGGCGCCCGTCACCCGCAGCCACACCACGTGCAGCGGGTCAAGGCCCGCCTCGATCAGCGGCTTGGCCGCGACACCCGATCCGCCGAATGAGAACGCCGAGGCCAGGGCCAGTCCCAGGCCGACGTTCCTCCCCTGAGACGCCTGCATCGGCACATCATGACAGGAGAAGTCAGGACCGTCACCCCTGTGACACCTGTCGAGACGGCGGACCCTGTGCAAGCCGTGCCGCGAGCTCCCCGGCGTCCACTCCGGCGTGGTCGAGGACCTCCACGGCCCGGCACTCCGGGTCGGCCGCGAGCGCCGCGAGAAGGTCGGTGCCTCCTACCCGTATCTCACCGCGGGCGCCGGCCCGGGACAGGGCGGCCTCCATCGCGGTGACCGCGGCGGGCGACCAGCCGGGCTGGGTGAGCAGCGGCAGCGCCCCCGAGTCCTCCACCGACCCCTGCCAGCGCAGCCCGTATCCGATGGAGCGCTGGACGAGGTAGCCGAGCACTCGCGCCACCTGCGGCGCGCCATCGAAGGCGGCCCGCACCTCCGGGTCCGTCTCCATCAGCGAGTGCAGCAGATGGGCGGTGTCGATCTGCCGGTCGCCGTCGCGCAGCGCCCGCCTGCGGGCACCCGCGACCACCGAAGCCATCTCGTCGGTGAGCCGGGCTTCGAGGTCGGGGGCGGCGGGGACCGGAGCCGGGACCCGCGGGATCGGGAGGTGCACCCTCCTACCCCATCAGGACACACACCCCCCGGGCATCCCCGCCGGGAAGCATTCCGCATCCCACGTTGGGTGGGTACGGATGACCGGGTTCTCCTCCTTATGGATGAGATTTGCGGTTTACGTCTCAGGGGCGCGCACGGCCGGGCCGTACGCCCCGCACGCAACCACACCGCCGCCGGACACGTCCCCTCCCGTACGACACAGCCGCCCCGGCAACGGCGGGAGGGGACCCGATGCGCTGGATGGTCGCCCTGCTCGCCGAGGACGGGCTGCAGTACGTGTACCGCGTGTACGCCCCGGGGGACGCCCTGCCCGGCGATCTGTTCTGGGCCGCCTTCCACTGCCACGACGAGTCACAGCGCCCGCGCGCGTCCGACCTCTTCGACTCGGCGCAGATCTGGGCACTGCCGGTGAGCGACGCCAGGATCTGATGCCGGTCAGGGCGTGATCTGACGGTTCATCAGTATTGAATGTTCACGACTCCCCGGCTACGTTCCGCGACACGTTCCCGGTTCGCGTCCGGACCCACGCCCTGGACCCGCGGTCCGGACTCGCGTTCCTTAGTGAAGGGGTGGTCGCATGGCCGAGGTCAGCGCTGAGGCGCGCCTGGAGGCTCCGGCGGAGAAGGTCTGGGCCCAGCTGACGGACTTCACCGCGTACGGCGAGTGGAACGCCACCCACACCAGCTTCCCGCACGGCGGACCGGAGAAGCTGGAGCTCGGCGCCAGCTACGCCGAGAGCATGAAGCTCATGGGCTTTCCCGCCGAAGTCACCTGGACCGTGGACGAGTTCGAGGCGGGCCGGCTGCTCGGCATCAAGGGCAAGGGCCCGATGGGCGTGAGCGTCGGCAACCGCTACACGCTCACGCCCGAGGGGGACGCCACGGTGGTCCGCATCGACGGCGAGTTCACCGGCGCCGCCGTCTCGCTGATGGCGGGCAAGCTCAAGGACTCGGCGACGGCCGCGCTGAACGAGTCGCTGCGCAAGCTCGGCGGCCTGGTGGCCTGACCCGCCCGCGCACCCCACGCGCGAAAGCCCCGCGACCGGCGGTCGCGGGGCTTTCGGTGGCCGGCGGGGTCAGTCCTCGTCGGCCAGGATCAGATACAGCTTCTTACGGGCGTCGTTGATGACCCCGAGCGCCTTCTGCCGCTGCTCGGCGGTGCCGGTCTTCCAGACCTGGCCGAACGCCTCCATCAGACCGAACCCGGCCTGGCGGATCTCGTTCATGCTCTCCCAGTCGACCCCGCGCCCGGCCTCTTCCCACGGGGCCTCGGACCCCGATTCGGCCTCGGTGCGCCCGGTGTCGGTGAGCGTGAACAGCTTCTTGCCGCCCTCGCTCTCACTGGTGATCAGGCCCTCGTCCTCCATCATCTGGAGGGTCGGATAGACCGAGCCGGGGCTGGGCTTCCACGCCCCGCCGCTGCGCTCGACGATCTCCTGGATCATCTCGTAGCCGTGCATCGGCCGGTCCTTCAGCAGGGCCAGGATCGACGCGCGGACATCCCCGCGCCGCGCCCTGCCCCGCGGACCGCCCCGGCCGCCGCGGCCGGGCCCGAACGGCCCGCCACCGAAGCCCGGACCGAAGGGCCCGAAGGCGGCACGCCGCCCCTCAAAGTCGCCCCGACCGCGATGGCCGGGTCCGTGCTGTCCATGTCCATGTGAACGCATCGCTACGCTCCTTCCATCGTTGATCCGTCGCGATGCTTCAACGATATATCGGGACTGTTCGGTTGGCAAGGCCCTTCCGAACGCGGCACGGAACGGGAGCCCGACCCGGTCCACCAAAGAGGCCAATAAACCCGGATTGGCCTTGGCCGGTGGCCTGCTCCGGCCCGTACCGTCCCGCCCATGCAGATGCGAATAGTCGACGCCTTCACCGACCGCCCGTTCGCCGGAAACCCGGCCGGGGTCCTGCTCCTCGACGCGTTCCCGGAAGATGCCTGGCTGCAGGACGTCGCCCGGGAGGTCAACCTCTCCGAGACCGCCTTCGCGCACCCGCTGCCGCCCGGCGGCGAGGCCGACTGGGCACTGCGGTGGTTCACCCCGGCCACCGAGGTCGGCATGTGCGGGCATGCCACTCTGGCCACCGCCCATGTGCTGCACACCACGGGCGCCGCGACCGGCACGGTCAGGTTCGCGGCCCGGTGCGGCATCCTCTCCGCGACCGCGCACGAGGACGGGTCGATCACGCTCGACTTCCCCACCTCGCCGCTGACCCAGGTGGAGATCCCGGACGGCGTCCCCGAGGCGCTCGGGGCGCGGCCCCTGTCCGTCCACGACACCTCCGAGTTCATCGGCGACCTGGTCGTCGAGCTGGCGGACGAGCGGACCGTGCGGGCCCTGACGCCCGACTTCAAGGCGCTGGCCGCGTACTCCAAGCGCGGCGTCATCGCCACGGCCGCGGCCGAGGACCCCTCGCTGGGCTACGACTTCGTCTCGCGGGGCTTCTTCCCGGGCGTCGGCATCGACGAGGACCCGGTGACGGGCAGCGCGCACACCGCGCTGGCGCCGTTCTGGTCGCCGCGCCTGGGCAGCACCGAGCTGACCGGCCTCCAGGCCTCCGCCCGCACCGGCCTGGTCCGCACCTCCCTGCGGGGCGAGCGCACCCTGCTGACCGGTTCGGCGGTCACGGTCATAGAGGGCGAGCTGCTGACGGCGCCGTAGCCGGACCCGGGGGAATGTGTAAGGGGCGTACGCCATAGCCGTACGCCCCTTACACCTCATCCACGCGCGCGGTGCGCGGCGGCGGAAGCCGTCACACCGTCGGCAGCCAGCTCACCTTCCCCGCGAGCAGCGCGTACCCGACGAACGCCCCGATGTCGAGCAGGGAATGGGCCACGACCAGCGGCCCGACCCGCTGCCAGCGGCGGTAGAGCAGGACGAAGACGACCCCCATCGCCATGTTGCCGAGGAAGCCGCCGATGCCCTGGTAGAGGTGGTAGGAGCCGCGCAGCACCGAGCTCGCCGCCAGCGCCGCCAGCGGGGTCCACCCCAACTGCCCGAGCCGGCGCAGCAGATACCCGACGACGATCACTTCCTCCAGTACGGCGTTCTGCACCGCCGACAGGACGAGCACCGGGTACTTCCACCAGACGTCCGGCAGCGACTCGGGCACGACCGTCAGATTGCCCCCGGCCGCCCTTGCCACCAGATAGAACCCGAGCCCCGCGGTGCCGATCCCGGCCGCGATCAGCGCGCCCCTGCCGAGGTCCGGCCAGGGCCGTCGGCGGTCGAACCCGAGCACCCGCAGACCGCCCGTCCCCTCCCGCAGCAG encodes the following:
- a CDS encoding pyridoxamine 5'-phosphate oxidase family protein translates to MSDTAAYEPTERTVPTRSRERASYDRELVHGILDEGYVCHLGFVRDGAPVVLPTLYGRIGERLYVHGSTGSRPLRMTGKADPGLAVCLTVTHVDGLVLARSAFHHSLNYRSVVVHGIAYEVTDPEERRTALDALVDQVVPGRSYDSRQANAKELAATAVIRLDLEEVSAKVRTGGPNDEPEDSALPHWTGVLPLVRGYGTPIPADDLDPSVELPGYLAAL
- a CDS encoding DMT family transporter — encoded protein: MSNASSSSGLPVGRGLLYLVFAGVAWGTAGGAAALVFDASDLGPLALSFWRCVGGLVLLLAARALRRRPALRPAEPLGRRLLRILGNGVGLAVFQSAYFAAVASTGLAVATVVTLGAGPVLIAVGARLTMGERIGGAGLTAVAGALAGLAVLVLGNGGGTVRPAGVLLALLSAAGYAGITLLTRKLGRSGEAADPSTTTAWAFAIASVLLLPLAGAEGLVPHTVEPVRVAVLLLYVAAVPTALAYALYFAGAAVVRSATVSVIMLLEPVSAALLAVAVLGEPLSAATVAGTLLLLVAVVGLAVSEAGAARARATLVTP
- a CDS encoding DMT family transporter, with protein sequence MQASQGRNVGLGLALASAFSFGGSGVAAKPLIEAGLDPLHVVWLRVTGAALVMLPVAWRHRSLLVRRPALLAGFGLLAVAGVQACYFAAISRIPVGVALLVEYLAPALVLGWVRFVQRRPVTRAAAIGVVLAVGGLASVVEIWSGLSFDVLGLVLALGAACCQVGYFVLSDQGGDTDDAPDPIGVIAYGLLIGSVLLTLVARPWGMDWSVLGGSADMNGTDVPAGLLLGWIVLVATVIAYVTGVISVRKLSPQVAGVVACLEAVIATVLAWVLLGEHLSAPQIAGGAVVLVGAFIAQSSAPKEPSGPVAGGDGHPLPVQETPVQDATLQETTVQEATLQGVPVQEAPVHEVPAPESELSAGRTAP
- a CDS encoding Clp protease N-terminal domain-containing protein translates to MHLPIPRVPAPVPAAPDLEARLTDEMASVVAGARRRALRDGDRQIDTAHLLHSLMETDPEVRAAFDGAPQVARVLGYLVQRSIGYGLRWQGSVEDSGALPLLTQPGWSPAAVTAMEAALSRAGARGEIRVGGTDLLAALAADPECRAVEVLDHAGVDAGELAARLAQGPPSRQVSQG
- a CDS encoding SRPBCC family protein; the protein is MAEVSAEARLEAPAEKVWAQLTDFTAYGEWNATHTSFPHGGPEKLELGASYAESMKLMGFPAEVTWTVDEFEAGRLLGIKGKGPMGVSVGNRYTLTPEGDATVVRIDGEFTGAAVSLMAGKLKDSATAALNESLRKLGGLVA
- a CDS encoding PadR family transcriptional regulator, with product MRSHGHGQHGPGHRGRGDFEGRRAAFGPFGPGFGGGPFGPGRGGRGGPRGRARRGDVRASILALLKDRPMHGYEMIQEIVERSGGAWKPSPGSVYPTLQMMEDEGLITSESEGGKKLFTLTDTGRTEAESGSEAPWEEAGRGVDWESMNEIRQAGFGLMEAFGQVWKTGTAEQRQKALGVINDARKKLYLILADED
- a CDS encoding PhzF family phenazine biosynthesis protein, whose protein sequence is MQMRIVDAFTDRPFAGNPAGVLLLDAFPEDAWLQDVAREVNLSETAFAHPLPPGGEADWALRWFTPATEVGMCGHATLATAHVLHTTGAATGTVRFAARCGILSATAHEDGSITLDFPTSPLTQVEIPDGVPEALGARPLSVHDTSEFIGDLVVELADERTVRALTPDFKALAAYSKRGVIATAAAEDPSLGYDFVSRGFFPGVGIDEDPVTGSAHTALAPFWSPRLGSTELTGLQASARTGLVRTSLRGERTLLTGSAVTVIEGELLTAP
- a CDS encoding CPBP family intramembrane glutamic endopeptidase, encoding MQVEAGRVADSLPEQGVPPRILRSETVLVLALSLGASGVSSLISFVGSLTKPGGLKDQAAKLNTSYAPGRPWLDLAWQLFGIATALVPVALVAHLLLREGTGGLRVLGFDRRRPWPDLGRGALIAAGIGTAGLGFYLVARAAGGNLTVVPESLPDVWWKYPVLVLSAVQNAVLEEVIVVGYLLRRLGQLGWTPLAALAASSVLRGSYHLYQGIGGFLGNMAMGVVFVLLYRRWQRVGPLVVAHSLLDIGAFVGYALLAGKVSWLPTV